GAGACCCACCCTTTCACATACACCCCAAAACATAATTAACAACAGAATTTTAAGATGATGTAGACTAGTAAGGAAGGTATCTGGAGGGCAGGGGCTCTTTCGAGTGAGACCCTCTAATCATTGAAGTGGCTGTTGCTACACCCCTAGCTCATTTCTCTCCCTTCAGTCCCTACAGGGCATGGGGACTGTCACTGTGAAGGTGCCTGTGGAAGGTAATGTCAGTGCCTGGGAATGTAGCCTGACAGCCAAAACCATAGGAAAAACAAGTAAATGAGTGTTAAAAACATGTGAAGCATGTCCATCTGTATCGTAATGGCTATGCCATTAGCCCTCTTACACGTAAGGTAGACACCAGGTCATACAGATGGAGAGCTGGAATTCAAGCCCGGGCATTCTGACTCCAGGGCCCATCTCTCAACCATTTCCCCCATACTGGCattgactctctctctgcccataggATTGGCTTTGCCATCGCCAGGCGCCTGGCCCGGGACGGGGCCCACGTGGTGGTCAGCAGCCGGAAGCAGCAGAACGTAGACCGGGCAGTGGCGGcgctgcagggggaggggctgagcgTGGTGGGCACCGTGTGCCACGTGGGGAAGGCCGAGGACCGGGAGCGACTGGTGGCCACGGTGAGCGGCAAGGGTGTGGGCAGAGAGCCAGGAGGTGGCAGAAGGGAGCCAGTCTAAGCTTACTTCCCTGCTTTCCTAGATAACACTGGTGTGATCCAAGCCCGCATTATTAACTAAAACATAACCATGCGTTATGCACCAATCCACCAGCACATTTTTGTGTGCCTTTCTATTATGTCTCTGAGAATCATCCCATCCCAGTCAGAGAATCAAAAACCACTCTAATGTTTCAACTCTGCATCATCCCTTGGGTCCCCCAGAAAACCAGCTGGTTCTGGGTCTCCAGTAGTTTCCAATCTAATTGGGCAGACGAGAAAGGTAAATACAATCACAAAATAGATGTTCCCACCCTTGGGCTAATAATCAATCCCATGGTCTTTAGTTTATAGATTCGAGTGCCTTCTCTAGGAGGAACCCCACCATGTTTCaaccacctactgtgtgccattCACTTTGTTCAGAGCCTTCATGGGTTATCTCTAAACCTGACAACAACCCAAGCAAGGCAAGGACTATTCTCCCTGTTTTGGAACATTCAGAACATTCTGCTCTGAAAGCTGGAGTGACATCCCAAGTTCCCACAGCCAGTTAGGAAGAGCTGTAAGTCAACCCAGACCAGCCAAGCTGACTACAGACCACCAGGCATTTCTCCATTAGCATCGGGTCAGGCCTTTGGTGCACAGTTGGACTTTAGTCTCAGAGAAAGTGtctaaggggtacctgggtggctcagtcagttgagcataagactcttggtattggcttaggtcatgatctcagggatcatgagtttgagccccacctcaggctcctcgctgacagcacagagcctgcttaggattctctcactctccttccctctctgtccctcccctgctcgcatgtgctctctctctctctcaaagtaaataaataaacttggaaaaaaagaaaaagagtctaAGCCAGTGTCAGAATTGGTATTTGGCACCAACCTCCCAGCTACCCAAGAAAATAGGAATATCTGGCAAAGGAGGCCACTCTTCCGTCAGGCTCAGGGCACATGCTTTATTCCCTAGAGTAGAAAGAAGAATCTACCCTAGATGGAAAGTAAGGGATTGTGTGAACAGATAGGAAGGCTGGAAGAAATAATTTGGTAATCTTAGAAGAGGGATACCTTAAACAATGGTAAACCGTGATATAATAGACCATATAAAGTCATTCCATTTTTAAGGAACCATCTGGCAGATACTCGAATGAGCATTGGAGAGAGCCAAATGTGTGTCCAAGAAAGTCACCTTTCCTGGAATAGGCTGCTGGACAGTGTCTGAGATTAGGACCTTGATCCCAAGGGTGAAGGGAGCCATCTAGAATCCTGGGCCAATTGCTGACTGGCCATATGAAATGTGCATAGCAATTTAATGTCCAAATCCTGTCAGGGAAACAACCTCTCACCCTCACCAGCTCCACTTAACCAGTCCTACAGCCCTGGCTCAGAAGTGGGGTTTGAGCTAGACCTCGAGGAGGGCGTGAGACTGGATAGATGGAGTTGGGACAGGATTTCAAATGACCCCGCAAAATGAGCAGCCAACCAAGGAGGGACTGAAGGGTAGAGGGAGCCCTGTGAATTCACAGCAGAGAGCATAGGCTCAGGAgtgctggtgggaagggcaaGCGACAGGGGCCTCCAGAGCTTGCCAAAGGTGCTTGGATGTTCTTGGAGGAAATAAGAAGCCACATGAGGTTTGAGCATGATGaaaatggttacattttaaaaagataatctgGCACTGGTAAGAGGATATATTAGAGTAGAAAAGACTCTGAGCCAAGGATGTTAGCAAGGAAGCTGTTTCTGTCATTCAGGTCTGGAGCAGCAGCAGTGGGACCAGAATGGATATGCCCAAGAGACCTCTAGTGGGAACcaaccaagattttttttcttcctaaccCGGTGTTAAGAAATGGgaaatagggcgcctgggtggcgcagtcggttaagcgtccgacttcagccaggtcacgatctcgcggtctgtgagttcgagccccgcgtcaggctctgggctgatggctcagagcctggagcctgtttcctattctgagtctccctctctctctgcccctcccccgttcatgctctgtctctctctgtcccaaaaataaataaacgttgaaaaaaaaaaaattaaaaaaaaaaaaaaaagaaatgggaaataggAAGGATGAGTCAAAAACAACTCTTCGGTGGAGAACAGGATAGGGTACTTGTTAGCAATCTGAGATGGGTTCTGCCTGTTAAGAACTGTTAGCCTGCATTGGAAAAAGCTCCTCCCTTAAGGATGGTTACTATCCAGCAGCTTCTAAATCTGCACAGCGAAGCTTCTCAAAGGTGTGGAGAGCAGAAACTAGATCGGCTGCTTCTCCACTTGATggtattttttctaaaaaatatatctatCAGAAAACAGCACCCAACTCCTAATCACTTTTGTGTAGTGATCACACAATTTAGAACAGGCTTAAGAGACACCTGGGTAGTCATAATGCCTTTCTCATTAATCTTCTATGGTTCTCTGTCTGTTTGGGCAAAACCTAGACTTCTCCCCTCTCCAAGCTGCTAGGCTTCCCACCCCCAACATCCCTTTTTAGCTTATTCTGCACTTTGCTCGTCCAAAATCCATAGGTGAAACTTACACAGAGCCAAAGCAGGTGGCTGGGGCCTTGTGCCGGGACACCAAAAGTTACAGAGCACCAGATAGTATTCATACTGATTTTAAAAGCTTAggtggttttaaattttgttaaatttacatGTTGACAGCCCAAGCATTCCTTCAGCAGTGTAGAAGCAACTGAGCTTAGCACCTAGTTAGCAAGAATAATTAGTTAAAACGGGAGCTAGCAGATGGTACACATTGTTAATAACACCCCTCTGTGCGCCAAATCATGAAGCACAAAGTTGATTGAGGGCCCATTTAGTGCTGCTCGCCCAAGGCATCAGAATTGCCCATTCTGGGCAAATGCATCGTCTGGTTTCAGAGTCACGTATTGTTGGCAGATTCTGTTTGGCCACTCATTACTCTGGCACATGCCTTCGCCATCTACTTACAATTTATTAGCGAGGTGAAATGTTCCCTTTCTTGGCTTTCCCTGTTTAAATCTCAGTTTCTGCCTTGAATCTTCCATGCCTGTAAgccaaaagggggggggggggggggcggggagagaaaatGACATCATAACCAAGTGTGAAACCGCTTTAAACCCAAGCTGGTGCCTTCCCCAGTGTGGCTGCTGGGTAGTCAGTTTCATAGAGAGCTCAACTCACTTTCAGAGGACTCTTATGTATTACCTCTGTGGTAGAAGGGATGCTGACCTCAGATCTGCCCCCACTAACTAGCTTTGTGCCCTGAGCAGACCACTTGCCCTCTCCCAAAGTCCCAGGGAGCAGGCCTCCTGTTCCTGGCCAGCCCTCTTATATCATTACTGAGAAATTCACTTCCCTAGACTACAGTTTGTTACCTTCACCATGAGGACACTGGGCTGGGTGGTCTAAAGGCCCTTCCAGGGTTGACTTTCTGTTGGCCTATTTAAAACCATTTCTCCATTCAAGTAGGTGTGGACAGGTTGAGTTTGAGATAACGGTAACTCAGTcaaggagaactggacagtaaaCTGGAGAAATGGGGCTGGGACTGGGTGTGAAACGAGAAAGCGTCTAGAAATGGATTTTGAGGTGGGACTGAAGAAGCCATGAGCATCGAGGAGCTCCCCAAAGGGAAAGTGTGAAGAGTAAAAGGTCAGCAGCAGCCCTAGAAGTgggggcaggaagaaagaaactagacAACCTGAAACATTTAGCAGCAGAGCTTAGGGTAGCTTGGGAGAGAAATGTTTCATGAAAAAGAGACATCATTTTGACATCATTTCATTCCTAAGAAGGAATTCTTCATCAACATTGATAAGCGCACCTCCCTTACTGACCTGCAGTCCTAATTCAGACCTTACTCCTCCTTCTAGGCTGTGAACCTCCATGGGGGCATTGACATCCTAGTCTCCAATGCCGCTGTCAACCCTTTCTTTGGAAACATAATGGATGCCACCGAGGAGATGTGGGACAAGGTGAGAGGGGATTAAAGGAGCAGGGGACAGGCCTCAGAAAACGGCCAGAACAAACTCAGTCTGCTTTTAGAATTCATTTGTCAAGTTCACTGTAAATGTGAGGAATCCTTGTGATTTGCACACACCTGGAGTGCACCTGGTAAAGGGCAAGTGGGGGGTGGCTTCTTCTATCCTtgcccttctttcatttctgcttctccccacttTTGTTCTTCCATTTGCTCCTTGCTAGCCTTCTTGTGATTCattccccagctctctcccccTACATGCTTATCCAGGCTCTTCCTGGTTTATTTCCAGCAGAGACATGGCAACTATATGCCAATAGCTAATACACCTAAACTTATCCACACCCCATCccctttccagcttctaaaaAAGAACTATTTCTCATTAGCTGGAAAATGTTAATAGCTGCTAGTTAAGTGAAATATCAATTCTGGTGAAATGACCTAAGTTACCGCTTTATAACTTATAATCTTGGCAAAAGACCTGTGCCCTTTTCTTCTTAACTGCAGTGTCAAGAAAATCTGAGATCCAGATGTCTAAATTCAAGTGTGGAATATTGGTTTTAATGTGAGCGTGTATAATTATATTTGTGATATATTTCACACACtacagtttttaattataaagccttaattaaaatatttgtctttgtttaCTAAGGTTAATATTCGCACATGATTTGGAAATGCTAAATTTTTTATGATCTCCCGTGGTTTTGCTTTTTACTCTGATGTCATCAATAATTTCTCAACACTGAAGTTTAAGGATACTAAAATATTATAGTTTGTTTATCAGTGTTTCACAGACATAAAGACCAAAGTGCCAAATGCTCTTCAGTGACTCAGTTCCTGATTGATATTCTTTAAAGTAGAGAAACATCTTTCATGAGCAGTCTGAATAAAGACCACATGAAAATCAGTTTTAAAccaagtaatttttctttttaatttgcattttttaaaatgtcacagtACATCAAATATAAATTCAGTGGTTGATCCTTGATTAAactctggattttttaaataaggacatTTGGGGAGACAACTGGGGAAATTTTATTATGGACAGCGTATTAGGTAAAATCATTATTACAAATGTTAAATTTCTTGGTGTGATAATGGATGGTAGTGTGTAAGAATGTCcttattctttgggaaaaaatgctAAAGTTTTTACTGATAGAGCATTGTGATGACTGTAACTTATCTTCAGTGGTTCAGGGGGATAAAACTATATAGATACACAGATAGGACAAATCGGGCAAAATGTGAACAATTGGTGAATCTAAAGTGTACCTTCTGGatattcattgtttttctatttcaacttttctgtaagattaaaattttcaaaataagaagtcAGCATGGGGGCACAGGAGGGGAATATCCCAGCAGTGCCTAGAACTACATAAATGAGGGTTATGCATTTGTTTCAAATTACGGATGCAGGGTTTTGACTGTAGCTTGTGCTCCAGCTCCTGCAAAAGTGCTCCCGTCATGATCCCACTTTCCAATAAATATCCAGCCAGACAGTCCATCCTGGAGGGCCAAAAACATCTCACTCCTTAAGCTCAGAAGCCAGGGAAATGCTAAAACAATCCCGAGTGCCCAAGGTCAGGCCACATTTTCCCTGAGCAGCATGGCCCACTCTGGGGCAGGTCCAGTAAGCCAACCCAATTCCGAGTTCTCCCTAGTTGGAAGGAACACAGAAAATCCAGCTCAAGTCCAAAGCAGCCCTGTTAATATAGGTCAAATCATACTTGGCTGGTTAGGAGACAAGAAGAACCAGGTTCCTTTCCTTCTCACCCGAACCTAATGCATCATTCTCTAGCTGAATAAGCCGGTGAGAGGTGCTTTTCCCCAGGCCTTGGCCTCTGTACTTGTATGGTCCAAGTAAACCATCTGAGATCTGCACCAGGCCCAACAAACATCCCAGGAACCCTGCTATAAGTCCTCCTCGCCCTGCCTTCTCCAGCTCTtccctcatgctctttctccttctctctctgtttcagattctgaacATTAACGTGAAGGCCACAGCCCTCATGACAAAGGCAGTGGTGCCAGAGTTGGAGAAACGAGGGTACAGACcgtgagagagagcgtgaatgtGATGGACCTTATATGGGCTGAGGGCCAGGGTTCCCATTGGGAAGAGgttcattctcttctttttccagaggCGGCTCAGTGGTGATTGTGGCCTCCATAGCAGCCTACACCCCATTTCCTGTAAGATCCCCCCTTCTTTGCTACTTCCATCTGTCCCCAGTCCTGCATTTTTCCACTCCCCCAGTGATCCTAATTAGTATGTGTCCCCTTTTGGAGTCACACCACCAAGCCCCCTCCCACAAAATAGATGCCTTGCCCCCACAAATCCTAACCTAGGGGCGGGTTAGCCACAAGACAGTTTTCTAGCTGGGGACCCTCCCTTATAGGAGATGCCCTATTATCTACTGCCCTTGGTCCTGTCTTACTATAAGAACCAAGAATGAACTGTAAACAAAGACACTAATGCATTGTCTCCtttccccagggcctgggcccCTACAATGTTAGTAAAACAGCCTTGCTAGGCCTCACCAAGAACCTGGCCAAAGAGCTGGTCCAAAGGAACATCAGGGTGAACTGCCTGGCACCAGGACTCATCAAGACTAGCTTCAGCCATGTGGTGAGGACCCCTGGGACCCCTAGGACCCCTAGGGGCATCTTCCCAGATGGGGAAGCCCAGTACCTTCCACCCTGATCCCTGCACTTTTTTTGACATTCCTCCCCCCCAACCCATACCAGCCACTGGTCCAGATCAGACCCCACATGCGCTTTTCTTGAGGTGTGCACTAGAGACAGGAATTCAGCCTCTGCTCATGtggtttcatttttccttaagtGGATGAGAACTGGGGACACCCAGCAACAACCTCACTAGCACCTGAAAAGAATGGAACAGAGGAGGGAAACAACTGGGAACTGAGGAGGACTAAGAAGTAAAAGGGTGTCCTCTCCAGCCTTCCTCTCAGCTGACATAAGGGTggcactttctcctctccctgtcctcctcttCTGCCACATAAAGAGATGTCCCTTTTTCCTGCAGTTGTGGATGGacaaggaaagggaggagagcaTAAAAGAAACCATGCAGATAACAAGGTAAGACTGTCACAGGGGAGGGTTAGGAAGGACAAAGACAAAAGTTCCAGTCCCTCACACAGCCCACAGCTTGCTGTCTTTTGGTCCCACAGACAACATGAGCACACACAGACTTCCCAAGTCCATGAACACTGTGTCACTATGGTGGCATGTGCTAGGGATCCACCTGCATTGCAAAAACCAAACACAGGCATCTGGGTTTCAGCAGAGCACCATTGTGAGAAAAACCCTGACTCCTCTCTCCACCTGGGTGTTCCCTCCATCTCTGGGCATCCCTAGCACCCAGGGAACAAGACCAAGACCAAAACCCTGCTTTTTTAGTTCCCCTTGAATAAAAAGCCATGTTTCCAGAGCTCAGGTTGATGATCCTACAAtccaaataaaaggaatgaagagcTTTACTAAGTCCCAAAACTCCCCTTGCTAAGAAAACTCGCCTCTTCCCCATAGGGCTAGCCAAACTGTTCAGGTATCTTTGTCTGGTTCCTTTTCCTCtaacttcccttcctctctccagctTGTGGCTTCTGGAAACTCTCTTCTCTTTAGCTTCTCCATCTTGTTCTCTCAAGAACACATGCCAGCAAGGCCTACTCTTTGCTGGTCCAAACATTCCAGATCCCCTCAGGTGCACCCAAAGCTGTTCTGATGTCAGGCATGAGCTGCACACCTACTTCACAACTCACTAACAAGTAAGGGCATTGTCATCCTGGAGCCTCAGTGAATGTCTACACCCATGCTTCTTGATCTTGGATGTGCGTTAGAATCAGCTGGGCACTTGTGAAACTACAAATGCTCAGGCTTCACTCCcagagattcttttttaattggtCCAATATAGAacctaggcttttttttttttttctcttcgcGAGGTGAGAggccagggtggggaggaaggtaAGCCTCCAAGATGATTATAGTGTGCAGCTATGATGGAGAACCACTAATCCAGGCCTTCTAAGTTTGAGGTACCTACTCTACCCCCACCTCTAGAGCATTCTTTGGTTAGGTTACAGTGTTCCCTAACTATGCAATCACTGATACAAACACCGAGAATTAGCACATTCTCACAAAATGAACCtaacttcggggcgcctgggtggcgcagtcggttaagcgtccgacttcagccaggtcatgatctcgcggtccgtgagttcgagccccgcgtcaggctctgggctgatggctcagaacctggagcctgtttccgattctttgtctccctctctctatgcccctcccccgttcatgctctgtctctctctgtcccaaaaataaataaaaacgttgaaaaaaaaaattaaaaaaaaaaaatgaacccaacTTTAAGGGACAAAAACAGATTCCTGAAAAAGTTGTCTGTGAATTGAAgcaatataaatggaatcattttaaaCAAACCATTTACTGTCTTACAGACTACCTGACACTTGAATAGTATACACACATGTGAAACAAAATAGCTGCTCACCAGATTATCTGTATGACTTTGGATTGTGGTGTCCTGATTCTCTAAAACACAGAGTGTCTCTGTATTATTTGAATATAATGTGTGGTGGTTTTTACAGCATGCAGTATTTAGGCAGTATTTATTATGACAGCTTATCTTCATGGTAACCTTTTTTGATTGACAAGAAGCTTATACACTGGTCCTGATAAATCATCTGATACTTTTTGAATAAGCACATTCATGCCCTGAGGGCCAGGTCACGGGGTCTGGCCTGTTTGATATTTACTCCGTTCCTTGTTTCTCTTATTCCTCAGGATAGGCAAACCAGATGAGTGTGCAGGCATCGTGTCTTTCCTGTGCTCTGAAGACGCCAGCTACATCACTGGGGAAACAGTGGTAGTGGGTGGAGGGACCCCATCCCGTCTCTGAGGACCTGG
This window of the Prionailurus viverrinus isolate Anna chromosome B3, UM_Priviv_1.0, whole genome shotgun sequence genome carries:
- the LOC125167662 gene encoding dehydrogenase/reductase SDR family member 4-like isoform X2 — translated: MQQARLLLNCCAPAWESVRKASSGMARQGPLANKVALVTASTDGIGFAIARRLARDGAHVVVSSRKQQNVDRAVAALQGEGLSVVGTVCHVGKAEDRERLVATAVNLHGGIDILVSNAAVNPFFGNIMDATEEMWDKGLGPYNVSKTALLGLTKNLAKELVQRNIRVNCLAPGLIKTSFSHVLWMDKEREESIKETMQITRIGKPDECAGIVSFLCSEDASYITGETVVVGGGTPSRL
- the LOC125167662 gene encoding dehydrogenase/reductase SDR family member 4-like isoform X1, which codes for MQQARLLLNCCAPAWESVRKASSGMARQGPLANKVALVTASTDGIGFAIARRLARDGAHVVVSSRKQQNVDRAVAALQGEGLSVVGTVCHVGKAEDRERLVATAVNLHGGIDILVSNAAVNPFFGNIMDATEEMWDKILNINVKATALMTKAVVPELEKRGGGSVVIVASIAAYTPFPGLGPYNVSKTALLGLTKNLAKELVQRNIRVNCLAPGLIKTSFSHVLWMDKEREESIKETMQITRIGKPDECAGIVSFLCSEDASYITGETVVVGGGTPSRL